ATTTAATTTGTCTTTACAGTGTCTGCCTGAGAGTGAATAGCCGGCATGAAAACCAGATCTAGTAGCAGAGGCAGAGGGGAAAGCTGCTCACTCAAGAGGACGAATGAATCAAGAGGATGTGCATCAGACATCAGTCAAAGTGCACAGCATGATAATACAAATTCTAACAGAAGTTTTATAGAATTGACCAAAAACAGCAGGAAAAGAAGGCATTCTGATGTTACATGTAGCAGTAAGAAGGCAGCGACTAACTACCAGGAAGACCAGCTTACAAATGTTCTAAATAAAACAGTGTCAGTGGTGCTAGAGCCATTTGATATGGAGAAGCATATGCAGGCTAAAGTTGCAAAtcgcaataaaaaaaaatgcatcagTAATTACTCTGTCAGAGATGTCAAAATAACTACTAAGAGTTCAAATGGTTGCAGCACAAAAAATGAAGAGAACTCGACAACAGGAAGCAAACAAAGATGTTTTCAGAAATCCACTCCTCATGATGGCAAAGAACTACATAATAGTGATCAGAAGAATGTAACATCCCTCAGCTTGAGTCATGATGATGACCAGGGGTTGTTGGAGAGTTCGACCCATCGGAGCAGAAGACAGTTGTGGGATGCTTCCCACAAAATGAATTCAGAATTTCGTCGAGAACGCCGTACAATATATAAGAAGCCAGTTTGTATATGTTGTGTAGGAAAAGATAACAACAGTGGAAATGAAATAAGAGTTGCAAGTGATGGCTTGAAGGCAAAACATAACAAACATATGAAGAAGAGCATCAGAAATAGTGATGTAAATAGAGCAGCCAGTAGTACCCAAAAAAGAAAAACTGTCATGGGTGCTTCTCACAGCAAAGTAAAAGATGCTGATTATCAGTATGGAGGCAGACCACTAACTACAGAGCACAGCAGTACAAGCTCTGAAACTATCACAACTCTCAAGATGATGAGTGAAGTATTTAAAGATGGCCAGTCATCCAGAAACAGAGAGATTGTTAACAGCCACAGTAGTAGGAGGTCAgtcacaccaacttcacgttctgTAGCCACAGCACCTTTGCAGATGAGAGAGAGTGCAGCTTCACAACCTGCACATGCACTTACACATTTAGAAATGCACCCATATTTGCGTCGACGGTCAGCATCAGCGCCTCCTCAGTTACAGTTGGGTGACACTTTTCGAAAAACTGTTGATGTGTTTGCACATTTACTTCAGGATGTGGCCGCACATCTGCAGAAATGTGCTAATAGAGTTGGTGATACATTAAGTGACCATAATTTTGAGCATATGGTAGCTGGCGTTTCTCACTTGGTGTCAAGCTGCACATGCCATTCACCCATTGGGTGTTTACTATATAGCATTCATATTATGAATGCATTAAAAAGAAGACTGTCTGCAGAATTAAATGTGGTTTCACTATCCAATGGTGATGCAgtacagccagcagcagcagcagcagcagcaggcatgCAATCAAATGGGAATTTAATGGGAAGATACCATCTAGAAGCAAGCATCAAAGAGAATACCAATACAGAAGCCAGTGTAGAAGGAGGTAGTATATCTGAGTCTGCACCTCAGTGTGATGCCACAACATTAACAACGAAATCCAGAAACATATTGTCGACTGCTGAGACCTGCATAAGCACATCACACAGCACTTCTCTCACTGAAGAGACAAACGACACACCATCACCAGTAGGTAGCACTGATAATGCACATATTGAAGCAAGTATCAGAGAAACAGCCCAACTGGAAGCAAACACAAAAGAGAGTACCAGCACAATAACATGTATAACAGAAGGCAGTGTCTCAAAGTCAGCATCAGAATATGGTGCAACGTCATCATCAGTTGAGCCCATAATCATGGTGTCAGCTGCTGGGACATTTACTAGTACTAGTTCTTCACCCACTGGAGGCACAAAAGAAATCCTGGACCTACATGAAGTGGATACTGTAGTTTCTGATCAGAATAATGTAAATGACAGAGTGGATGATAGAACAGGGTGTGCCAGCTCCAAGAGTAATTTAATGTGTGGGAGTGCAGAACGAGAACAAGATGGTGAACAGAATACTTTTGACTCCGTCTCTCTCTCTATGGAAGAGATTGAAATAAAGGAAGAAGTTGAAACCtcagaaagtgacagtgaattAGAGTTGTCTGAAAAACAGTACTCACAAAATGGGACAGAATCTGATGCTGCTGGATTTGGTCCTGAAGGGGATGAGACAGATAGAGATGAAAATATGGTTGAGGTTGAGTGTAACATTGATGAGGTCTCAGATCTAAGTAACCACGCAGGAAGTGTATCACATGAGGAAGATCTGGGTTTAGAGGCACAGTATGAACATTACAATGACAGCACTGGGAATGTCATTGCTGAGGATGCTGCTAGTAATGCAGCCAGTATTGGTCCTGTTGTTGACTGTAGAGATGACACTCATGGAGTC
This sequence is a window from Schistocerca nitens isolate TAMUIC-IGC-003100 chromosome 3, iqSchNite1.1, whole genome shotgun sequence. Protein-coding genes within it:
- the LOC126248892 gene encoding serine-rich adhesin for platelets-like yields the protein MKTRSSSRGRGESCSLKRTNESRGCASDISQSAQHDNTNSNRSFIELTKNSRKRRHSDVTCSSKKAATNYQEDQLTNVLNKTVSVVLEPFDMEKHMQAKVANRNKKKCISNYSVRDVKITTKSSNGCSTKNEENSTTGSKQRCFQKSTPHDGKELHNSDQKNVTSLSLSHDDDQGLLESSTHRSRRQLWDASHKMNSEFRRERRTIYKKPVCICCVGKDNNSGNEIRVASDGLKAKHNKHMKKSIRNSDVNRAASSTQKRKTVMGASHSKVKDADYQYGGRPLTTEHSSTSSETITTLKMMSEVFKDGQSSRNREIVNSHSSRRSVTPTSRSVATAPLQMRESAASQPAHALTHLEMHPYLRRRSASAPPQLQLGDTFRKTVDVFAHLLQDVAAHLQKCANRVGDTLSDHNFEHMVAGVSHLVSSCTCHSPIGCLLYSIHIMNALKRRLSAELNVVSLSNGDAVQPAAAAAAAGMQSNGNLMGRYHLEASIKENTNTEASVEGGSISESAPQCDATTLTTKSRNILSTAETCISTSHSTSLTEETNDTPSPVGSTDNAHIEASIRETAQLEANTKESTSTITCITEGSVSKSASEYGATSSSVEPIIMVSAAGTFTSTSSSPTGGTKEILDLHEVDTVVSDQNNVNDRVDDRTGCASSKSNLMCGSAEREQDGEQNTFDSVSLSMEEIEIKEEVETSESDSELELSEKQYSQNGTESDAAGFGPEGDETDRDENMVEVECNIDEVSDLSNHAGSVSHEEDLGLEAQYEHYNDSTGNVIAEDAASNAASIGPVVDCRDDTHGVNNTAYNGNQDIDGDMGYGGNRNEDGVGDNTAEATQDHSNEDGVRDAGATKEGDNRNEGNVGDANKNTGAQSNGYAWLFEGQHSGPGFAGPDYRLYRDPNIIHVQALICTVRRIRYSAHVETNVVYDVRTYENGTWHVQRIRSF